The following proteins are co-located in the Chryseobacterium daecheongense genome:
- the ggt gene encoding gamma-glutamyltransferase, with amino-acid sequence MKNLLFAAVFLSTNLYWSQYTDFNIVKEVKVKNKGVVVSAHPLASEAGAKIMKQGGNAYDAVIATQYALAVVYPQAGNIGGGGFLVGVKNNGEKFTIDYRETAPRNASRDMYVDKTGKASTDLSQNGRLAVGIPGSIAGFFATLKYCNLPMEKIIQPAIDLAEKGFAITEKEADMLNTHKVNFQKHNQSPIPFVKDTPWKAGDILVQKELAETLKLIQKEGAKGFYEGKTAALIVSEMKRGNGIITSEDLKNYKVAQRKALEFDYKGNNVVSMPLPSSGGVLLAQMLRMASFENLEKYQLNSTPAVQIMVEAERRAYADRAEYMGDPDFIGDKTSYLISDDYLKKRWKSFSFSKATPSSEVGKIIKQPKESTQTTHISVIDKDGNAASVTTTLNGYYGSKVVVSGAGFFLNNEMDDFSIKPGVPNMFGAVGGEANSIQPNKRMLSSMTPTILLKNGRPFMVVGTPGGTTIPTSVYQSIVDVVDFKLNANISVNAPKFHHQWLPETVSVENNFPESTISELKAKNYVIEKVKQIGKTEMIVIDENGNIHAVADGRGDDSVATE; translated from the coding sequence ATGAAGAACCTATTATTCGCCGCCGTGTTTTTAAGCACAAACCTGTACTGGAGTCAGTATACAGATTTTAATATCGTAAAAGAAGTTAAGGTAAAAAACAAAGGAGTTGTTGTTTCTGCCCATCCGCTAGCAAGTGAAGCAGGAGCAAAAATCATGAAGCAAGGAGGAAATGCTTATGATGCTGTTATAGCCACTCAATATGCATTAGCTGTGGTTTATCCTCAGGCAGGAAATATAGGCGGTGGCGGATTTTTAGTGGGTGTAAAAAATAATGGTGAAAAATTTACGATCGATTATAGAGAAACAGCCCCAAGGAATGCATCGAGAGATATGTACGTCGACAAAACAGGAAAAGCCAGTACAGACCTTTCGCAGAACGGCAGATTAGCTGTAGGAATCCCTGGTAGTATTGCAGGCTTTTTTGCTACCCTAAAATATTGCAACCTTCCCATGGAAAAAATCATTCAGCCAGCCATAGATCTCGCTGAGAAAGGGTTTGCTATTACAGAAAAAGAAGCTGATATGCTTAACACCCACAAGGTAAATTTCCAAAAACACAATCAATCACCAATTCCTTTTGTAAAAGACACCCCGTGGAAAGCGGGTGATATTTTGGTTCAGAAAGAATTAGCTGAAACTTTAAAACTTATACAGAAAGAAGGAGCAAAAGGATTTTATGAAGGTAAAACCGCAGCCCTTATTGTTTCTGAAATGAAAAGAGGAAACGGAATTATCACTTCTGAAGATTTAAAAAACTATAAGGTTGCCCAGAGAAAAGCTCTTGAATTTGATTACAAAGGGAATAATGTTGTTTCCATGCCCTTACCGTCTAGTGGTGGAGTTCTTTTAGCCCAGATGCTGAGAATGGCAAGTTTTGAAAATTTAGAAAAATATCAGCTGAATTCTACTCCTGCCGTACAGATTATGGTAGAAGCCGAAAGAAGAGCCTATGCTGACCGTGCAGAATATATGGGGGATCCGGATTTTATAGGAGATAAGACCTCTTATCTTATCTCTGATGATTATTTGAAAAAGAGATGGAAAAGCTTTAGTTTTTCTAAGGCCACGCCTAGCTCTGAGGTTGGAAAGATCATAAAGCAACCTAAAGAATCAACACAAACGACCCACATTTCAGTAATTGATAAGGATGGAAATGCTGCATCTGTAACCACTACCCTTAACGGGTATTACGGAAGTAAAGTGGTTGTGTCCGGAGCAGGATTCTTTTTAAATAATGAAATGGATGACTTTTCTATCAAACCGGGAGTTCCGAATATGTTTGGGGCTGTAGGCGGGGAAGCCAATTCTATTCAACCGAATAAGAGGATGCTCTCATCCATGACTCCTACCATACTCTTAAAAAACGGAAGACCTTTTATGGTAGTTGGAACACCCGGCGGAACAACAATTCCGACATCAGTATATCAATCCATCGTAGATGTTGTTGATTTTAAATTGAACGCCAATATTTCCGTAAACGCACCTAAATTCCATCACCAATGGCTTCCAGAAACCGTATCTGTGGAAAACAATTTTCCGGAATCAACAATTTCTGAATTAAAGGCTAAAAATTATGTTATCGAAAAAGTAAAACAGATCGGAAAAACAGAAATGATCGTTATTGATGAGAATGGAAACATACATGCAGTAGCGGACGGACGTGGTGACGACTCTGTCGCAACAGAATAA
- a CDS encoding NAD-dependent epimerase/dehydratase family protein codes for MESYTEKILITGALGQIGTELTNRLVEIHGAENVVASGLDRWQKGITSAGYYERMDVTNTQLVRQIIKDYDITTVYHLASLLSGTSEKQPIFAWKLNLEPLLHFCEMAREGLLKKIFWPSSIAVFGKGIPKENVEQDVVLNPTTVYGISKMAGEKWCEYYFDKHGVDVRSIRYPGLISWKTPAGGGTTDYAVEIFYEAIEEGKYTSFISENTGMPMLYMDDAINATLKLMEAPKESLTVRSSYNLGGMSFTPKELAEEIKKEIPDFEIDYKPDFRQEIADSWPASIDDSIAKKDWGLTYDFGISEMTKDMIKNLKVKLGKN; via the coding sequence ATGGAATCCTATACGGAAAAAATACTGATTACCGGTGCTTTAGGGCAAATCGGAACTGAACTTACCAACAGACTTGTTGAGATCCACGGAGCGGAAAATGTTGTAGCCTCAGGCCTCGACAGATGGCAGAAGGGAATTACATCAGCCGGCTATTATGAGAGAATGGATGTTACCAACACCCAGCTTGTGAGACAAATCATTAAAGATTATGATATCACGACTGTCTATCACTTAGCTTCTTTATTGTCCGGAACCTCAGAAAAGCAGCCTATTTTTGCATGGAAGCTAAACCTGGAGCCTCTCCTTCATTTTTGTGAAATGGCAAGAGAAGGATTGCTTAAAAAGATCTTTTGGCCAAGTTCAATTGCAGTATTCGGAAAAGGAATTCCAAAAGAAAATGTTGAGCAGGATGTAGTCCTGAATCCTACTACCGTTTATGGTATTTCTAAAATGGCAGGTGAAAAATGGTGTGAGTATTACTTTGACAAACACGGAGTGGATGTAAGAAGTATCCGTTATCCGGGGTTAATTTCATGGAAGACTCCGGCAGGGGGAGGAACTACGGATTATGCGGTAGAGATTTTTTACGAAGCGATAGAGGAGGGGAAGTACACGAGTTTTATTTCTGAAAATACAGGGATGCCTATGTTGTATATGGATGATGCTATCAATGCGACATTGAAATTAATGGAGGCTCCAAAAGAAAGTTTAACGGTTCGTTCTTCTTATAATTTAGGTGGAATGTCATTTACTCCAAAAGAATTGGCAGAAGAAATCAAGAAAGAAATTCCGGATTTTGAGATCGATTATAAACCTGATTTCAGACAAGAAATTGCAGATTCATGGCCAGCTTCAATTGATGATTCAATCGCCAAAAAAGATTGGGGACTGACGTATGATTTTGGAATTTCTGAAATGACAAAAGACATGATCAAGAATCTTAAAGTAAAATTAGGTAAAAATTAG
- a CDS encoding ketoacyl-ACP synthase III: MPNTIIIGSGSYLPKRIIGRDFFLGSEFYTEDGVKIDKPTEETIAKFVEITEIENRRFIDEDLSNSQIGYEAAKLAIADAKIDGEELDYIIYASNFGEVTVNGYADFMPTMAARVKNKLGITNRKCVTYDMLFGCPGWVEAMILADNLIKAKAAKTILVIGAETLSRVTDPHDRNRMIFADGAGAVVVRATDEENVGIIAHNTICDNGIELNYLANGPSINKDSDQTRLFVRMQGRKIYEYALKNVPTAIKETIDDAGLSIEDIDKILIHQANAKMDYAMIERLHKLYDVKDYDHTISPMTIQEFGNSSVATIPTMYDLIIKGKMAGHSFKEKGNVVMTSVGAGMNINAIVYKFP, encoded by the coding sequence ATGCCGAATACGATCATTATTGGTTCTGGATCTTACCTTCCTAAAAGGATTATCGGGAGAGACTTTTTTCTAGGTTCAGAATTCTATACAGAAGACGGGGTAAAGATTGACAAGCCTACTGAAGAAACGATTGCCAAGTTTGTAGAAATTACAGAAATAGAAAACAGAAGATTCATTGACGAAGATCTTTCAAACTCACAAATAGGTTACGAAGCTGCAAAGCTAGCCATTGCAGATGCTAAAATTGACGGTGAAGAACTGGATTATATTATTTACGCCAGTAATTTTGGAGAAGTTACTGTAAACGGATACGCTGATTTCATGCCTACAATGGCTGCCAGAGTAAAGAATAAACTGGGTATTACGAACAGAAAATGTGTAACCTATGACATGCTTTTCGGATGTCCTGGATGGGTGGAAGCAATGATCTTAGCAGATAATCTGATCAAAGCCAAAGCAGCAAAAACTATTTTAGTAATCGGTGCGGAAACTTTAAGCCGTGTTACAGATCCACACGACCGAAACAGAATGATTTTTGCAGACGGAGCCGGAGCTGTAGTAGTAAGAGCTACAGATGAGGAAAATGTAGGAATTATTGCACACAATACAATTTGCGATAATGGAATTGAATTGAACTACCTTGCCAACGGACCTTCGATCAATAAAGACTCTGATCAAACCCGTTTATTTGTAAGAATGCAAGGCAGAAAGATCTATGAGTACGCATTAAAAAATGTTCCGACAGCCATCAAAGAAACTATTGATGACGCTGGGCTTTCTATTGAGGATATCGACAAAATATTAATCCACCAGGCTAATGCAAAAATGGATTATGCTATGATCGAAAGACTTCACAAGCTTTATGATGTAAAAGATTATGATCATACTATCTCTCCGATGACCATTCAGGAGTTTGGAAATTCGTCTGTAGCAACCATTCCTACCATGTATGATTTAATAATTAAAGGAAAAATGGCTGGTCATTCGTTTAAAGAAAAAGGTAACGTTGTTATGACTTCGGTAGGTGCCGGAATGAACATCAATGCTATCGTTTATAAATTTCCTTAA
- a CDS encoding metallophosphoesterase, translating to MQKNFLIIAAIFLFLEIYIYQAIRTLTDNSWVKIGYCVLSLAIYGLFAYELAHFQKADRSSVRIQWMMSLFLIFILPKIFIVLFLLIDDIFRTGTYILGFRNPAENFFPERRKFLSLMGLGLGGVLSALFIDGITFGKYRHKVRKVKVKIANLPKNFKGYKVIQISDVHSGSFADPSKLEHAIELINEQKPDLVLFTGDMVNNVSEEFKPFIPLFSKITAKDGKFAVLGNHDYGDYVTWTSLDAKKKNLETLIDYEKQAGFDMLRNEHRIIEKDGEKLYILGVENWGLKPFPQFGDLDRAIAGVPESAAKILMSHDPTHFDSIVKQHPGNVQLTLSGHTHGMQFGLDLKNIKWSPVQYRYPKWADIYESEGKFLYVNRGFGVLGYPGRVGVLPEITLFELS from the coding sequence ATGCAAAAAAATTTTTTAATTATTGCCGCCATATTTCTGTTTTTGGAAATATACATTTATCAGGCGATAAGGACATTGACGGATAATTCCTGGGTGAAAATCGGTTACTGTGTATTATCATTAGCCATTTACGGGCTTTTCGCCTATGAGCTTGCCCATTTTCAGAAAGCAGACCGGAGTTCTGTAAGAATTCAATGGATGATGTCCCTATTTCTCATTTTCATCCTTCCCAAAATTTTCATTGTTCTGTTTTTATTGATCGATGATATTTTCAGGACCGGTACCTATATCCTTGGATTCCGGAACCCTGCGGAAAACTTTTTCCCGGAAAGAAGAAAGTTTTTAAGCTTAATGGGACTCGGTCTGGGAGGTGTACTTTCGGCACTTTTTATTGATGGAATTACATTTGGTAAGTACAGGCATAAAGTGAGAAAGGTTAAAGTAAAAATTGCTAATCTTCCTAAAAACTTCAAAGGTTATAAGGTCATACAGATCTCCGATGTCCACAGCGGAAGTTTCGCCGATCCAAGTAAATTAGAGCACGCCATTGAGCTGATTAATGAGCAAAAACCTGATCTGGTCTTATTTACTGGAGACATGGTCAATAATGTTTCTGAAGAGTTCAAACCATTTATACCCTTATTTTCAAAAATAACAGCCAAGGATGGCAAATTTGCAGTACTGGGAAACCATGATTACGGTGATTATGTTACCTGGACTTCTCTGGATGCCAAGAAAAAGAACCTGGAAACGCTTATTGACTATGAAAAACAGGCCGGATTTGACATGCTGAGAAATGAACACAGAATCATCGAAAAAGATGGTGAAAAGCTTTATATTCTGGGTGTAGAAAACTGGGGGCTTAAACCGTTCCCTCAATTCGGAGATCTTGATAGGGCGATTGCAGGAGTACCGGAATCAGCCGCAAAAATATTAATGAGCCACGACCCTACTCACTTTGATTCCATTGTAAAACAACACCCCGGAAATGTCCAGTTGACGTTATCAGGCCATACCCACGGAATGCAGTTCGGTCTTGATCTTAAAAACATCAAATGGTCACCGGTACAATACCGTTATCCAAAATGGGCGGATATCTATGAGAGCGAAGGTAAATTCCTGTATGTAAACAGAGGGTTTGGAGTGCTTGGATATCCAGGGAGGGTTGGAGTTTTACCTGAAATCACACTTTTTGAGTTGAGCTAG
- a CDS encoding porin family protein — protein MNKFLLKALVLASVNIAIFADAQFRTRNRMDKLEEFDQQVFSWGFYLNGNILDYRIVLNPRYGMNGNQNLVTSKSSTSFGAGLIGKWRLNDYLDLRAEPGLQFAQRELTFNTQSNDQYAAGTLTNAPFTPFPLTEKDKVRQVKSTLVDIPVMLELHGQRWYNSRPYVAAGVNYIVNLQSNSTSTDDNLQQVFRSTTHNFAWSAEMGIQFYFNKFKLTPAIRGTFIMNNEVVADNANTPPYWAAAMSTLQTRAIMFVLKFE, from the coding sequence ATGAATAAATTTTTATTAAAAGCACTGGTGTTAGCCTCAGTAAATATTGCAATCTTTGCGGATGCGCAATTTAGAACCCGAAACAGAATGGATAAGTTGGAGGAATTTGATCAACAAGTCTTCAGTTGGGGTTTTTATCTGAATGGCAATATACTGGACTACCGTATCGTATTAAACCCAAGATATGGTATGAATGGGAATCAAAATCTTGTTACATCTAAGAGCAGTACAAGCTTCGGAGCCGGATTAATCGGTAAATGGAGATTGAATGACTATTTAGATTTAAGAGCAGAACCAGGCTTGCAATTTGCTCAAAGGGAACTTACTTTCAACACGCAGTCTAATGACCAGTATGCAGCTGGTACTTTAACAAACGCTCCTTTTACTCCATTTCCTTTAACGGAAAAAGATAAAGTAAGACAGGTAAAATCAACATTGGTGGATATTCCGGTCATGCTTGAGCTTCACGGACAGAGATGGTACAATTCCAGACCCTATGTCGCTGCAGGGGTAAATTATATCGTGAATCTTCAATCCAACTCTACTTCCACTGATGATAACCTTCAGCAGGTTTTCAGATCCACTACACATAACTTTGCGTGGTCTGCGGAGATGGGAATCCAGTTTTACTTTAATAAGTTTAAACTGACTCCGGCCATCAGAGGTACGTTCATTATGAACAACGAAGTTGTTGCGGATAACGCAAACACTCCTCCTTACTGGGCAGCTGCAATGTCTACTTTACAGACAAGAGCCATCATGTTTGTATTGAAATTTGAATAA
- a CDS encoding cell division protein ZapA, translating into MEVRRITINIAGRVYPLNVPAAEEETLRKVGKQIESMIKDFEQNFDVRDKQDALAMCALKLGTNAEVVSLNYEKNINSTNERLVKINQTLNEIGK; encoded by the coding sequence ATGGAGGTAAGGAGAATAACCATCAACATTGCAGGAAGAGTGTATCCGCTGAACGTACCGGCCGCAGAGGAAGAGACTTTGCGTAAAGTAGGGAAGCAGATTGAAAGTATGATTAAAGATTTTGAACAAAACTTCGATGTAAGAGATAAACAGGATGCTTTGGCCATGTGTGCCCTTAAATTAGGAACCAATGCTGAAGTAGTATCACTTAACTACGAAAAAAACATAAATTCAACCAACGAAAGATTAGTAAAGATTAATCAGACGTTGAATGAAATTGGGAAATAG
- a CDS encoding polysaccharide deacetylase family protein — protein sequence MVLLTFNILDIEAKTKTNAQITGDDRLKITVDNTKAILRILDIHDTKATFFIEVSIVEKLHHLIKAISTRGHEIAFYNKNSSLQEIEAVKKNIEECFGKQIRGIRQKDVKLPQENLKLLEFNYVSNIDNANILFPFKRLKRDTEITEEDGLSIIPESISPYSQLPYNDFVFQILPMKYYQNMVFETLKNDEFVLIYLNSWQFTDFKTYPFDIPFYRSFSSGKKMEDKLNALLTWINEKEMATSRMKDYIF from the coding sequence ATGGTATTATTAACTTTTAACATCCTTGATATTGAAGCAAAGACTAAAACTAATGCTCAGATTACAGGCGATGACCGGTTAAAAATAACAGTTGATAATACAAAAGCTATTCTCAGAATTTTGGATATTCACGATACGAAAGCCACATTTTTTATTGAGGTCTCCATCGTTGAAAAACTTCATCATCTTATAAAAGCAATTTCAACCCGTGGGCATGAAATTGCTTTTTATAATAAAAATTCTTCCCTTCAGGAAATCGAAGCAGTTAAGAAAAATATAGAAGAATGTTTTGGAAAACAGATACGGGGAATTCGCCAGAAAGACGTAAAACTTCCGCAGGAGAATTTGAAATTACTTGAGTTTAATTATGTTTCCAATATCGATAATGCCAATATTCTTTTTCCGTTCAAAAGGCTGAAAAGAGATACTGAGATTACAGAAGAAGATGGGTTAAGTATTATTCCGGAAAGTATTTCGCCGTACAGTCAATTACCCTATAATGATTTTGTATTTCAGATATTGCCCATGAAATATTACCAGAATATGGTTTTTGAAACATTAAAGAATGATGAATTTGTTTTGATCTATCTTAACTCCTGGCAGTTTACGGATTTTAAGACATATCCCTTTGATATTCCCTTTTACAGAAGCTTTTCATCAGGAAAAAAAATGGAGGACAAATTAAATGCCCTCCTTACCTGGATCAACGAGAAAGAAATGGCTACTTCCCGCATGAAAGATTATATTTTTTAA
- a CDS encoding TonB-dependent receptor, which translates to MIKNYQKAASLAALFFVSVYAHAQTDSTKTKNIEEIKITLGSRNKARVATDTPVPVDVINISSQSVITPQMDLNQILNYAAPSFTSNSTTVADGTDHIDPAQLRGLGPDQVLVLLNGKRRHTSSLVNVNGSPGRGSVGTDLNALPAFAIERLEVLRDGASAQYGSDAIAGVINVIMKKNTNAFTSAITAGGFNSKGSNDHSGGWDGGKYQLDLNYGTAIGKNGFINFTASLMKREETRRANAATGQIFNAYNAIEQRALENGVNISSLFGNIGNTPNSQQIIDYIHQYAQNVNYFSPAFQTEIQNANSISQLQTLLKTDVSENEMAYRGLARNDFNMRVGQSRLTSGQFFMNSEFDLASSVKGYAFGGISYRSGNAGGFFRRPYESRASTSIYPNGFLPEIASDVIDLSLATGFKGKIGNINYDISNTYGRNTFDYTIKNTANASMLYPSKTEFKAGGLNFSQNTVNADFDTKVDWLQGFNIAFGGEARFERYKIQSGEQDSWALYDINGNIQDVSTPANLKPTDFFGAVRPGGAQVFPGFRPANSLNKGRSSVAGYIDTELDVTDKWLISGAVRYENYSDFGSTFNYKIATRYKLTDQINVRAAHSTGFRAPSLQQIYYNATSTQFVGGIAYEVGTFSNDSEIAKNLGIPQLKQEESVSYSAGFTAKIPNANLTFTVDGYYIKIKNRVVLTDQFLRPSGTYPGGSPLFNLQREFDKANANAATFFANAIDTQTKGLEGVISHRAKFSSNISLNSDLAVTISKTNRVGNIHGSDVLINAGQINRYYSETSRIYVEEAVPRFKASLNNGLEIGRFNVLLRNVYFGKVTDPNTMDVNGDGKIGYEIINGSVVENEHPVWGAKVITDLSVGFKFNKSFILTIGANNLFDIYPDKNYGPTPVQRPSVDTAGNIVYTPATIDLSNQNQFVYSRNVSQFGMNGRFLFTRLNFSF; encoded by the coding sequence ATGATTAAAAATTACCAGAAGGCAGCTTCTCTTGCTGCATTATTTTTTGTTTCCGTTTATGCCCATGCGCAAACCGATTCTACAAAAACAAAGAATATAGAAGAAATCAAAATTACCTTAGGGTCCAGAAACAAAGCAAGAGTAGCAACGGATACGCCTGTACCTGTGGATGTTATCAATATCAGTTCACAGTCTGTTATCACTCCGCAGATGGATCTCAACCAGATTCTGAATTATGCAGCTCCTTCGTTTACCTCAAATTCAACCACAGTTGCAGACGGTACGGATCATATTGATCCGGCTCAGTTGAGAGGGTTGGGTCCCGACCAGGTATTGGTTTTGCTTAATGGTAAAAGAAGACATACCTCTTCGCTGGTTAATGTAAATGGTTCTCCCGGAAGAGGTTCTGTGGGAACCGATCTGAATGCATTGCCTGCATTTGCTATAGAACGTCTGGAAGTCTTGAGAGATGGAGCTTCTGCACAATATGGTTCCGATGCTATTGCGGGGGTGATTAATGTTATCATGAAGAAGAATACCAATGCATTTACTTCGGCAATTACAGCAGGGGGATTTAATTCCAAAGGATCCAATGACCACAGCGGAGGCTGGGATGGAGGTAAATATCAATTAGACCTTAATTATGGTACAGCTATAGGAAAGAATGGATTCATCAATTTTACGGCAAGTTTAATGAAGCGGGAAGAGACACGAAGAGCCAATGCTGCTACCGGGCAGATTTTTAATGCCTATAATGCTATCGAACAAAGGGCGCTGGAGAACGGTGTCAATATTTCCTCCCTTTTCGGAAATATCGGGAACACTCCCAATTCCCAACAGATTATTGATTATATTCATCAATATGCTCAAAATGTAAATTATTTTAGTCCCGCTTTTCAAACTGAGATTCAGAATGCCAATAGTATTTCTCAGCTTCAAACACTTTTAAAAACTGATGTTTCAGAAAATGAAATGGCATACAGAGGGCTTGCGAGAAACGATTTTAATATGAGAGTAGGACAGTCCAGGTTGACATCGGGGCAGTTTTTCATGAATTCTGAATTTGATCTTGCTTCTTCCGTAAAAGGATATGCTTTTGGGGGGATTTCCTATAGAAGTGGCAATGCGGGAGGTTTTTTCCGCAGGCCTTATGAGAGTAGGGCTTCTACTTCTATTTATCCCAATGGTTTCCTGCCTGAAATCGCTTCTGATGTTATAGATCTTTCCCTGGCAACAGGTTTTAAAGGTAAAATAGGGAATATTAATTATGATATAAGCAACACATACGGTCGGAATACTTTCGATTATACCATTAAAAATACGGCGAATGCTTCTATGCTTTATCCGAGTAAAACAGAATTTAAAGCTGGAGGACTCAATTTTTCACAGAATACCGTTAATGCGGATTTTGACACAAAAGTTGACTGGCTTCAGGGGTTTAATATTGCATTTGGGGGAGAGGCCAGATTTGAGAGGTATAAAATTCAAAGTGGAGAACAGGATTCCTGGGCACTCTACGATATTAATGGTAATATTCAGGATGTTTCAACACCTGCTAATCTTAAACCGACTGATTTTTTTGGTGCGGTGAGACCAGGTGGAGCTCAGGTATTTCCGGGATTCAGACCAGCGAATAGTCTAAATAAAGGAAGGAGCTCTGTAGCCGGATATATAGACACTGAACTTGATGTTACGGATAAATGGCTGATAAGCGGTGCCGTGAGATATGAGAATTATTCTGACTTTGGATCCACATTTAATTATAAAATTGCTACAAGATATAAGCTTACAGATCAGATTAACGTCAGGGCAGCACATTCTACTGGATTTCGTGCACCTTCTTTGCAGCAGATTTATTATAACGCAACATCTACACAATTTGTGGGTGGTATAGCGTATGAAGTTGGTACATTCTCTAATGATTCTGAAATAGCAAAAAATTTAGGAATTCCACAATTGAAACAGGAGGAATCTGTAAGCTATTCCGCCGGCTTTACTGCTAAAATACCTAATGCGAACCTTACATTTACGGTGGATGGATATTATATTAAAATTAAAAACAGAGTTGTTTTAACGGACCAGTTTTTGAGGCCAAGCGGGACGTATCCAGGCGGAAGTCCTTTGTTTAACCTTCAAAGGGAGTTTGATAAGGCTAATGCCAATGCGGCAACTTTTTTCGCCAATGCTATTGATACTCAGACAAAAGGATTGGAGGGTGTTATTTCCCACCGTGCTAAATTCTCATCAAACATTTCATTAAATTCCGATCTGGCTGTCACTATTTCCAAAACAAATAGGGTAGGGAATATCCACGGCTCTGATGTTTTAATTAATGCAGGGCAGATCAATCGTTATTATTCCGAGACCAGTCGCATTTATGTAGAAGAAGCCGTTCCGAGGTTTAAAGCATCTCTTAATAACGGCCTGGAGATTGGTAGATTTAATGTTTTACTAAGAAATGTATATTTTGGAAAGGTGACCGATCCTAATACAATGGATGTTAATGGAGATGGTAAAATTGGCTATGAAATAATCAATGGCAGTGTTGTTGAAAATGAACATCCGGTTTGGGGTGCTAAGGTAATAACCGATCTTTCCGTTGGTTTTAAATTCAATAAGAGCTTTATCCTGACGATTGGTGCCAATAACCTGTTCGATATCTATCCGGATAAAAATTATGGGCCAACGCCGGTGCAGAGGCCATCTGTGGATACTGCAGGAAATATTGTTTATACACCCGCTACAATTGATCTCTCTAATCAAAATCAGTTTGTATATTCCAGAAATGTCTCGCAGTTTGGGATGAATGGAAGATTTCTTTTTACAAGGCTGAATTTTAGTTTTTAG
- the ubiE gene encoding bifunctional demethylmenaquinone methyltransferase/2-methoxy-6-polyprenyl-1,4-benzoquinol methylase UbiE, giving the protein MFDNIAPKYDLLNRVLSMKIDIIWRNKLVKWMKNDNPQEVLDVATGTGDLAITIEKGTNAKVVGLDLSQQMLNVGVIKIKKLKLDGKISMQKGDAENLPFEDNRFDSVSVAFGVRNFENLTKGLAELRRVVKDNKSVFILEFSKVEGFLGPFYMFYFKNILPAIGKLVSKDNRAYTYLPDSVNAFPYGEKMRQILLDTGFKKVEYKKLSLGIATIYKATK; this is encoded by the coding sequence ATGTTCGACAATATTGCACCCAAGTATGATCTTTTAAACCGTGTTTTATCAATGAAGATTGATATCATATGGAGAAATAAATTGGTCAAATGGATGAAAAATGACAACCCTCAGGAAGTGCTGGATGTGGCTACAGGAACGGGGGATCTGGCCATTACAATTGAAAAAGGAACCAATGCAAAAGTAGTTGGTTTGGATTTATCGCAACAAATGTTAAATGTTGGCGTTATTAAAATAAAAAAACTTAAATTAGACGGCAAAATTTCCATGCAGAAGGGGGATGCAGAAAATTTACCCTTCGAGGACAATAGATTCGACTCTGTTTCCGTTGCATTTGGAGTGAGGAATTTTGAAAACCTTACAAAAGGTTTAGCAGAGTTAAGAAGAGTAGTAAAAGATAACAAAAGTGTTTTTATACTTGAGTTTTCAAAGGTTGAGGGGTTCTTGGGGCCATTTTATATGTTTTATTTTAAAAATATATTACCTGCCATAGGGAAATTGGTTTCTAAAGATAATAGGGCATACACATACCTTCCGGATTCTGTAAATGCTTTTCCTTACGGGGAGAAGATGAGACAAATTCTTTTAGATACAGGATTTAAGAAAGTAGAATATAAAAAACTAAGTTTAGGTATAGCCACAATTTATAAAGCAACAAAGTAA